From a single Actinomyces viscosus genomic region:
- a CDS encoding malate dehydrogenase, translating into MANAPVNITVTGAAGNIGYALLFRIASGALLGPDQRVNLRLLEIPPAVKAAEGTAMELFDSAFPTLGSVDIFDDAKAAFEGANIAFLVGSMPRKAGMERADLLSANGGIFGPQGEALNAGAADDIKVLVVGNPANTNALIAASHAPDIPASRFTAMTRLDHNRALAQLATKAGCHVTDIDKVTVWGNHSSTQYPDLTHATVKGAPVTDILADRTWVEDDFIPTVAKRGAAIIDARGASSAASAASAAIDHVHDWVLGTSGAWTSSSVMSDGSYGVPEGIISSFPCTSENGEWKIVQGLEIDDFSRGRIDASAAELVEEKNTVASMGLI; encoded by the coding sequence ATGGCAAACGCTCCCGTCAACATCACCGTCACCGGTGCTGCCGGCAACATCGGCTACGCGCTGCTGTTCCGCATCGCCTCCGGTGCCCTGCTCGGCCCGGACCAGCGCGTCAACCTCCGCCTGCTGGAGATCCCGCCGGCCGTCAAGGCCGCCGAGGGCACCGCCATGGAGCTGTTCGACTCCGCCTTCCCGACCCTGGGCAGCGTCGACATCTTCGATGACGCCAAGGCCGCCTTCGAAGGCGCCAACATCGCCTTCCTCGTGGGCTCGATGCCTCGCAAGGCCGGCATGGAGCGCGCCGACCTGCTCTCCGCCAACGGCGGCATCTTCGGTCCTCAGGGCGAGGCGCTCAACGCCGGCGCCGCCGACGACATCAAGGTTCTCGTCGTGGGCAACCCCGCCAACACCAACGCCCTCATCGCCGCCTCCCACGCCCCCGACATCCCCGCCTCGCGCTTCACGGCCATGACCCGCCTGGACCACAACCGCGCCCTGGCCCAGCTGGCCACCAAGGCCGGCTGCCACGTCACCGACATCGACAAGGTCACCGTCTGGGGCAACCACTCCTCCACCCAGTACCCCGACCTGACCCACGCCACCGTCAAGGGCGCTCCCGTCACCGACATCCTGGCCGACCGCACCTGGGTCGAGGACGACTTCATCCCGACCGTCGCCAAGCGCGGCGCCGCCATCATCGACGCCCGCGGCGCCTCCTCGGCGGCCTCTGCCGCCTCTGCCGCCATCGACCACGTGCACGACTGGGTGCTGGGCACCTCCGGGGCCTGGACCTCCTCCTCGGTCATGTCCGACGGCTCCTACGGCGTGCCCGAGGGCATCATCTCCTCCTTCCCCTGCACCTCGGAGAACGGCGAGTGGAAGATCGTCCAGGGCCTGGAGATC